From Miscanthus floridulus cultivar M001 chromosome 15, ASM1932011v1, whole genome shotgun sequence, the proteins below share one genomic window:
- the LOC136507213 gene encoding uncharacterized protein — MAMQNIWLFVPLVLDIASAFYGCWRQLFLLVIGRYSLESHVLFDAAAPNSSDWVRMDCVVQTWITDTISNALAEAVIEFGTTARASWLTIESQFRSNRKARALQLDAAFRNFKQGDLDITMYYRKVKGMAYALRDLGEPVNDRTLVLNLQRGLNGRLEAIGRHLRRERPFPTFLQAHNDLLLETLPPLAMALTTTFGSARPPTPSCKVEMAD; from the coding sequence ATGGCCATGCAGAACATTTGGCTATTTGTCCCGCTTGTCCTCGACATTGCCTCTGCCTTCTATGGCTGCTGGCGTCAGTTGTTCCTCCTCGTCATCGGCCGCTACTCCTTGGAGAGCCATGTCCTCTTCGACGCTGCCGCCCCCAACTCTTCGGACTGGGTGCGCATGGACTGTGTCGTGCAAACTTGGATCACCGACACCATCTCTAACGCCCTCGCTGAGGCCGTGATCGAGTTTGGCACCACCGCCCGTGCCTCCTGGCTCACTATCGAGTCACAGTTCCGCAGCAATCGCAAAGCTCGTGCTCTCCAACTCGACGCTGCCTTCCGCAACTTCAAGCAAGGCGACCTCGACATCACTATGTACTACCGTAAAGTCAAGGGCATGGCATATGCCCTCCGTGACCTCGGCGAGCCCGTTAATGATAGGACTCTTGTCCTCAATCTCCAGCGCGGTCTCAATGGCCGTTTGGAAGCCATTGGGCGTCACCTTCGCCGTGAACGTCCGTTTCCTACCTTTCTACAGGCACACAATGACTTGCTCCTAGAGACTCTGCCTCCTTTGGCTATGGCCCTAACAACCACCTTTGGCAGCGCTCGGCCGCCTACGCCCtcgtgtaaggtcgagatggcggactag